One Rossellomorea aquimaris DNA window includes the following coding sequences:
- a CDS encoding sulfite exporter TauE/SafE family protein, translating into MEVILFFTGLVVALIGTLAGSGGLIGMPVMLLLGLPIHTAIATAKFSNIMSSFSSFVYLIKDRKVTWKECLPILPLALAGGLTGAFFSDRISPSLLEWMAFFFLLFALLLSIIKGFKPKKVKQKQFRVYGFLYLISTYDGLFGPGQATMLMYTHLLHGLSYLKAVALTRFQTFVSCLGAFTVYFHNGHVEWGAAIPFALGALIGAQVAVRVAAKLSTKHVQILLNVLTLILILQLGKNLFL; encoded by the coding sequence ATGGAAGTGATTCTCTTTTTCACTGGATTGGTGGTAGCACTGATTGGAACGTTGGCAGGAAGCGGGGGATTGATTGGTATGCCGGTGATGCTGTTACTTGGTTTACCCATTCATACAGCCATTGCCACGGCCAAATTTTCAAATATCATGAGTTCTTTTTCAAGCTTTGTTTATTTAATTAAAGATCGAAAAGTTACGTGGAAAGAATGTTTACCTATTCTTCCTCTTGCACTTGCAGGCGGGTTGACAGGGGCATTTTTCTCGGATAGAATATCTCCTTCTTTGCTCGAATGGATGGCCTTTTTCTTTCTGTTATTCGCCCTTTTACTAAGTATCATAAAAGGATTCAAGCCAAAGAAGGTGAAACAGAAGCAATTTCGGGTTTATGGATTTTTGTACTTAATCAGTACGTATGACGGATTGTTCGGACCAGGGCAGGCAACCATGCTCATGTACACTCATCTGTTACACGGGCTTTCATATTTAAAAGCGGTAGCTCTCACCCGCTTTCAGACTTTTGTAAGCTGCTTAGGAGCATTTACTGTCTATTTTCACAATGGCCACGTAGAATGGGGAGCTGCCATCCCTTTTGCACTTGGTGCACTAATCGGGGCTCAAGTGGCAGTAAGGGTTGCAGCTAAGCTTTCTACGAAACATGTACAAATTTTACTAAACGTGCTTACTCTCATTCTTATATTACAGCTAGGAAAAAACCTATTTCTTTAA
- a CDS encoding LysR family transcriptional regulator → MAFSEYQLLHVLAQEMNMRKAAERLFVSQPALSQRLQTIEKEWGTRLFLRSQKGLALTPAGELVVKLAEEMLLKEESVKERIQALEFEVHGTLKIACASIVGQNWLPKVLKRFVETYPHAKISLMTGWSSEILKAIYENEVHIGIIRGTPDWKGPKHHLFQDTLYLVDREIQSIEEVMKTDRPFIQFKSDSNYYQEIQDWWHRQFQTTPKRTIVVDQIETCKQMTLNGIGYAILPAITLDGMEEDIYKIPLIDEHDSLIHRDTWLLGYESAFQLRQVEAFVEVVNEFIHENS, encoded by the coding sequence ATGGCGTTCTCAGAATATCAATTACTGCACGTACTGGCTCAGGAAATGAACATGCGTAAAGCAGCAGAGCGGCTGTTTGTATCACAGCCGGCACTGTCACAAAGACTCCAGACGATTGAAAAGGAATGGGGTACCAGATTATTTCTTCGCTCTCAAAAAGGTCTGGCCCTAACCCCTGCCGGAGAGCTTGTGGTGAAGTTGGCTGAAGAAATGCTGCTGAAGGAAGAGAGTGTGAAGGAAAGAATTCAAGCATTGGAGTTCGAGGTTCATGGAACCTTGAAGATTGCATGTGCCTCGATTGTAGGTCAGAATTGGCTTCCTAAAGTACTTAAAAGGTTTGTGGAAACCTATCCTCATGCCAAGATCTCGTTAATGACAGGGTGGAGCAGTGAAATTCTTAAAGCGATTTATGAAAATGAAGTGCATATAGGGATCATTCGGGGCACTCCCGATTGGAAGGGCCCCAAACACCATCTCTTTCAAGATACACTTTACTTGGTCGATAGAGAAATTCAATCGATTGAAGAAGTCATGAAAACTGATCGACCGTTTATCCAATTTAAAAGTGACTCGAATTATTATCAGGAAATTCAAGACTGGTGGCATCGGCAATTCCAGACAACTCCAAAGCGAACGATCGTTGTTGATCAAATTGAAACATGTAAGCAGATGACATTAAACGGAATCGGCTACGCCATTTTACCAGCAATCACGTTAGACGGGATGGAAGAAGACATTTATAAAATCCCATTAATCGATGAACATGATTCCCTTATACACAGGGACACGTGGTTACTGGGCTATGAATCCGCCTTTCAATTAAGACAAGTAGAAGCATTTGTTGAAGTTGTAAATGAATTCATTCATGAAAACTCATAG
- the dapD gene encoding 2,3,4,5-tetrahydropyridine-2,6-dicarboxylate N-acetyltransferase, whose product MKMMDANEIISFIQNSTKSTPVKVYVKGDIEGIDFGSSSQTFLQGNSGVVFGEWSELSTILEENKDKIEDYVLENDRRNSAIPLLDLKGVKARIEPGAIIRDQVEIGDNAVIMMGAMINIGSVVGAGTMIDMNVVLGGRATVGKNCHIGAGAVLAGVIEPPSAKPVVIEDDVVIGANAVVLEGVTVGKGAVVAAGAIVVDDVAPYTVVAGTPAKKLKDIDEKTKSKTEIKQELRQL is encoded by the coding sequence ATGAAAATGATGGACGCAAACGAAATTATTTCTTTTATTCAAAATAGTACCAAATCAACTCCTGTGAAGGTTTATGTGAAAGGTGACATAGAGGGAATCGACTTTGGTTCATCTTCCCAAACTTTCCTTCAAGGAAATTCCGGGGTCGTATTCGGGGAGTGGAGCGAGCTTTCTACTATTCTTGAAGAAAATAAAGATAAAATCGAAGACTACGTATTAGAAAATGATCGCCGAAATTCTGCGATTCCACTTCTTGACCTAAAAGGGGTTAAAGCGCGTATTGAGCCTGGCGCCATCATTCGCGATCAAGTAGAAATCGGTGACAATGCAGTCATTATGATGGGTGCAATGATCAATATCGGTTCTGTAGTAGGTGCAGGAACGATGATCGATATGAATGTTGTACTGGGTGGTCGTGCTACAGTAGGGAAGAATTGTCATATTGGAGCGGGTGCAGTACTTGCCGGGGTCATTGAGCCGCCATCGGCAAAACCCGTCGTCATCGAAGACGATGTAGTCATCGGCGCCAATGCCGTTGTCCTTGAAGGTGTAACAGTCGGAAAGGGAGCTGTCGTTGCAGCTGGAGCCATTGTAGTGGATGATGTAGCTCCATACACGGTTGTGGCCGGTACACCCGCAAAGAAATTGAAAGACATTGATGAAAAGACAAAATCAAAGACTGAAATAAAACAAGAATTACGTCAACTGTAA
- a CDS encoding N-acetyldiaminopimelate deacetylase, which translates to MSTVDFKSIRRDLHQIPELGFQEFKTHQYLLSYVSSLPADRVEIKTWRTGLFVKVHGTDPTRMIGYRGDIDGLPITEETGLDFPSSHEGRMHACGHDFHMAIELGVLTHFVHHPIEDDLLFIFQPAEEGPGGAKPMLESEIMKEWMPDVILALHIAPEYEVGTVAVKEGLLFANTSELFIDFKGKGGHAAYPHHTKDMIVVASTFVTQLQSIVARNVDPLDSAVITVGKMESGTVQNIIAETARLEGTIRTLSAESMKNVKKRLEALIEGMKISYDCDIEVDYGSMYRQVYNDPEWTNHFISFLQKTNRDLVICKEAMTGEDFGYMLEEIPGFMFWLGVNSPFGLHHSKLNPDEEAIDFAISLLTDYIGGLK; encoded by the coding sequence ATGTCTACAGTAGACTTTAAGTCGATCAGGAGAGATCTCCATCAAATTCCTGAACTTGGGTTTCAAGAGTTTAAAACACACCAATACCTATTGAGTTATGTTTCAAGTCTGCCTGCTGATAGAGTAGAGATTAAGACCTGGAGAACAGGGCTCTTCGTTAAGGTTCATGGCACCGATCCTACAAGAATGATCGGCTACCGCGGGGACATTGATGGCCTGCCGATCACGGAAGAAACTGGATTGGATTTTCCTTCATCACATGAAGGGAGAATGCATGCCTGCGGCCATGATTTTCATATGGCGATTGAGCTCGGGGTGCTAACCCATTTCGTTCACCACCCGATAGAAGATGATCTTCTGTTCATCTTCCAACCGGCAGAGGAGGGACCTGGTGGAGCGAAGCCCATGCTTGAAAGTGAGATCATGAAGGAATGGATGCCTGATGTGATCCTCGCACTTCACATTGCACCGGAATATGAAGTAGGGACGGTTGCTGTTAAAGAGGGGCTGCTTTTTGCCAATACGTCTGAGTTATTTATTGACTTTAAAGGAAAAGGCGGCCATGCTGCCTATCCTCACCACACGAAGGATATGATTGTCGTTGCTTCTACCTTTGTGACACAGCTGCAGTCGATTGTGGCTAGAAATGTGGATCCATTAGACAGCGCAGTGATTACCGTCGGCAAAATGGAAAGTGGGACGGTGCAAAATATCATTGCTGAAACAGCAAGATTGGAAGGTACCATCCGTACTCTTTCAGCCGAGTCGATGAAAAATGTAAAAAAACGGCTGGAAGCGTTAATCGAAGGTATGAAAATCAGTTATGATTGTGATATTGAAGTGGATTATGGCAGCATGTATCGCCAGGTCTACAATGATCCGGAGTGGACGAATCATTTCATTTCTTTCCTCCAAAAAACGAATCGGGACCTCGTGATCTGTAAAGAAGCTATGACGGGTGAAGACTTTGGTTATATGCTTGAGGAAATACCAGGCTTTATGTTTTGGCTTGGCGTGAATTCTCCATTTGGACTGCATCATTCTAAATTAAACCCTGATGAGGAAGCGATAGACTTTGCCATCTCCCTTCTCACAGATTATATTGGCGGATTAAAATAA
- a CDS encoding ABC transporter ATP-binding protein, which yields MIEIQNLSKRYGSFLALDDLNLSIEKGTVFGFVGQNGAGKSTTFSILATLLAPTAGTATVNGFNISKDPKLVRRQIGYMPDFFGVYDQLKADEYLDFYGASYKIPAEQRKKLIPQLLELVNLSHKKDSYVDLLSRGMKQRLCLARCLIHDPEVLILDEPASGLDPRARIEMREILKELKKMGKTILISSHILPELAEMCDEIGVIDNGKLVAHGSVQDIQFQLQADKLIVVRVRGMVESAVAFFEDDPFVSKVEVDEENRTFQFLYKGEETEQIELLKKAVLNDIQIVSFKETETNLEDVFMEITKGVKLS from the coding sequence ATGATCGAGATTCAAAACTTATCTAAACGCTATGGGTCGTTCCTGGCCCTTGATGATCTGAACTTATCCATTGAAAAGGGAACCGTATTTGGTTTCGTTGGTCAAAATGGAGCGGGGAAATCCACGACATTTTCCATTTTGGCCACTCTCTTAGCTCCTACGGCAGGAACGGCTACCGTGAACGGATTCAATATAAGTAAAGATCCCAAATTGGTCAGAAGGCAAATCGGCTATATGCCTGATTTCTTTGGAGTGTATGATCAATTAAAAGCTGACGAGTATCTGGACTTTTATGGTGCAAGCTATAAAATTCCTGCAGAGCAAAGAAAGAAGCTCATTCCCCAGCTGTTGGAACTGGTGAACCTATCTCATAAAAAAGATTCCTATGTTGACCTTTTATCCCGGGGGATGAAGCAGCGTCTTTGTTTAGCAAGGTGCCTCATACATGATCCGGAAGTGCTGATTCTCGATGAACCGGCATCAGGGCTTGATCCTAGGGCCAGAATCGAAATGAGGGAAATTCTTAAAGAATTAAAGAAAATGGGAAAAACGATTTTAATTTCCTCTCATATCCTTCCGGAGCTTGCGGAAATGTGTGATGAAATTGGCGTGATTGATAATGGGAAACTCGTAGCACATGGCTCTGTTCAGGATATTCAATTTCAACTGCAGGCAGATAAACTGATTGTCGTGAGGGTAAGGGGAATGGTGGAGAGTGCTGTGGCATTCTTTGAAGACGACCCCTTTGTTTCAAAGGTTGAAGTGGACGAGGAGAATAGAACATTTCAATTTCTTTATAAAGGAGAAGAAACGGAGCAAATAGAGCTATTGAAAAAAGCTGTTTTAAACGACATCCAGATTGTGAGTTTCAAAGAAACTGAAACGAATTTAGAAGATGTCTTTATGGAAATCACGAAAGGAGTGAAACTTTCATGA
- a CDS encoding ABC transporter permease → MKQLLINPMLNKEFKLRFRSFKAFIGMLCYLIAVGIVVIGFIYMQTRFSNTGYFRPEESRVMFMILSFLQLALVLFITPGLTGGVISGEREKQTLSMLLTTEQSSLSIILSKLVSSVSYLLILVVSSLPLYSFVFLFGGVSPTDLLFVFGYSLFLVFAFGSVGVLYSTIIRKTIVSMVTTYATVLFLAGGTLFLFMLSMAIGSGPYQNQTNPAPYLIAMFNPGIVMMGHFEPMAIEEIYTRSGITFPLWISFLIIYTVLAVISLSLGIMKLRPSMKVKSAK, encoded by the coding sequence ATGAAGCAGTTACTCATCAACCCTATGTTAAATAAAGAATTTAAACTTCGCTTTCGTTCCTTTAAAGCATTTATCGGGATGTTATGCTACTTAATTGCCGTAGGAATTGTTGTGATCGGTTTCATCTATATGCAAACGCGATTTTCAAATACTGGTTACTTTCGCCCCGAAGAAAGCCGGGTGATGTTTATGATTCTCTCATTCTTACAGCTTGCTCTCGTGTTATTCATTACACCCGGGTTAACAGGCGGTGTCATCAGCGGAGAAAGAGAGAAGCAAACATTAAGCATGTTGTTGACGACGGAGCAAAGCTCATTGAGTATAATTCTGAGTAAACTGGTATCTTCCGTTTCTTATTTGTTAATACTCGTTGTCTCAAGTTTGCCTCTATACAGCTTTGTGTTCTTGTTCGGGGGAGTTTCCCCAACGGATTTACTTTTTGTGTTCGGATACAGTTTGTTTCTGGTTTTTGCATTTGGTTCCGTCGGAGTTCTATATTCAACGATTATTCGAAAGACGATCGTGTCGATGGTCACAACCTATGCAACGGTCCTGTTTCTTGCAGGGGGAACTTTATTCCTCTTTATGCTGTCAATGGCAATCGGGAGCGGCCCTTACCAGAATCAAACCAATCCTGCGCCGTATTTAATTGCCATGTTTAATCCGGGGATCGTCATGATGGGCCATTTTGAACCAATGGCGATTGAAGAAATATACACTCGCAGCGGCATTACGTTTCCTTTATGGATTTCATTCCTGATCATCTACACTGTTCTTGCAGTGATTTCCTTGTCCCTCGGTATTATGAAGCTACGACCAAGCATGAAGGTAAAGAGCGCTAAATAA
- a CDS encoding AAA family ATPase, whose protein sequence is MNIEDKEQQFKRAFLKITEVKEEVQRFIVGQEEIVEGVLWSVLAGGHTLLEGLPGLGKTMLVRTLADVMDLSFSRIQFTPDLMPTDITGTMVMKQSRDDQHPFVFHPGPLFHHLVLADEINRSTPKTQSALLEAMAENTVTVVGETMTLEKPFFVLATQNPIDLEGTYPLPEAQVDRFMCKILVSYPTKAELKQIIQRTTGTDDIVLEKKLNQAELLSIQDLVKEIMVTDEMIDFAIDLIDATHPKSERTTERIKQYVDFGSGPRGLQNVILMAKARALTQGRYHVSMGDLKKVAPLVLRHRMILNFEGEAMSVGTDELILEMIDYVQKGESR, encoded by the coding sequence GTGAACATAGAAGATAAGGAACAGCAATTTAAGAGAGCTTTTTTGAAGATTACAGAAGTGAAGGAAGAGGTTCAGCGCTTTATCGTAGGGCAGGAGGAAATAGTAGAGGGGGTGCTTTGGTCCGTCCTTGCAGGAGGGCATACTCTCTTGGAAGGCTTACCTGGATTAGGGAAAACGATGTTGGTGCGCACCCTGGCGGATGTTATGGACCTTAGCTTTTCACGAATTCAGTTTACCCCGGATCTAATGCCCACAGACATCACGGGGACAATGGTCATGAAACAAAGCCGGGACGATCAACATCCTTTTGTTTTCCATCCAGGTCCTTTGTTTCATCACTTGGTGTTAGCGGATGAAATCAACCGTTCGACTCCCAAGACGCAAAGTGCCCTTCTTGAGGCAATGGCAGAGAACACGGTCACGGTGGTAGGCGAAACGATGACATTGGAGAAGCCCTTCTTTGTCTTGGCCACCCAGAATCCCATTGATCTTGAAGGAACGTACCCTTTACCTGAAGCTCAAGTTGATCGGTTCATGTGTAAAATCTTAGTTTCCTATCCTACTAAAGCAGAGTTGAAACAAATTATCCAGCGAACAACAGGAACAGATGACATCGTTCTTGAGAAAAAGCTGAATCAAGCTGAATTATTAAGCATTCAGGATCTGGTGAAAGAAATAATGGTCACAGATGAAATGATTGACTTTGCCATTGATCTTATTGATGCAACACACCCGAAAAGTGAAAGAACAACTGAAAGAATCAAACAATATGTTGATTTTGGAAGTGGACCAAGGGGGCTTCAAAATGTCATCCTTATGGCCAAAGCGAGAGCATTGACCCAAGGCAGGTACCATGTTTCCATGGGGGACCTGAAAAAGGTGGCTCCTCTCGTATTGCGGCATCGTATGATCCTGAATTTTGAAGGAGAAGCAATGAGTGTTGGAACTGATGAACTCATCCTTGAAATGATCGATTACGTCCAAAAAGGTGAAAGTCGGTGA
- a CDS encoding DUF58 domain-containing protein: MKTLWHSQFLAQLKRHRITSKRLRSGHHKGSRLAINHGSSLEFSDYQMYALGDDVRQIDWNVYARTKKVYIKRYLDEREIKVHIYLDCSNSMLIEDRKWKRAKELAGALSFLALSNDDRLSLHCMGAHHQKCFMKKGARDAKAILHDIQVLSIDRTGEDGISFFDQVGKGVQKKSSVSFILSDGLESLSLIEEALRKLSIKREMVYFIQLLDEEELTPSYQGDVKLLDSEKHQETNVSISPRMVELYQERLLNHNKEIEALCNKWGFGYTQTSCLPPLNEVFFKDFKENGWIR; this comes from the coding sequence GTGAAAACACTTTGGCACAGCCAGTTTCTAGCTCAATTGAAAAGGCACAGGATTACCAGTAAACGATTAAGGAGCGGTCATCATAAAGGCTCCCGTCTCGCAATCAATCATGGGAGTTCCCTGGAATTTTCCGATTATCAAATGTATGCACTTGGGGACGATGTAAGGCAAATCGACTGGAATGTGTATGCCAGAACGAAAAAGGTATATATCAAAAGGTATCTGGATGAAAGAGAAATAAAGGTTCATATTTACCTTGATTGCTCAAATTCCATGTTAATAGAAGATAGAAAATGGAAGAGGGCGAAAGAATTAGCTGGAGCACTGTCATTTTTAGCTCTTTCAAATGATGATCGACTTTCATTGCATTGCATGGGAGCTCATCACCAAAAGTGCTTTATGAAAAAAGGGGCACGTGACGCAAAAGCGATTCTCCATGACATTCAAGTGCTGTCCATAGACCGTACAGGGGAAGATGGAATCTCCTTTTTTGATCAAGTAGGAAAAGGGGTACAAAAAAAAAGCTCTGTATCCTTTATTCTTTCTGATGGACTCGAATCGCTCTCACTGATAGAGGAAGCACTCAGAAAACTTTCGATTAAAAGAGAAATGGTTTATTTTATCCAACTCCTCGATGAAGAAGAGCTAACGCCATCCTATCAAGGTGATGTCAAATTACTAGATAGTGAAAAACACCAGGAAACGAATGTATCAATAAGTCCGAGGATGGTGGAGCTCTATCAGGAGCGATTACTTAATCACAACAAAGAGATTGAAGCTTTATGTAATAAATGGGGGTTTGGCTATACCCAAACAAGTTGCCTGCCACCATTAAACGAAGTATTCTTTAAGGATTTCAAAGAAAATGGATGGATCCGCTGA